In Lycium ferocissimum isolate CSIRO_LF1 chromosome 11, AGI_CSIRO_Lferr_CH_V1, whole genome shotgun sequence, a single genomic region encodes these proteins:
- the LOC132037225 gene encoding DEAD-box ATP-dependent RNA helicase 17 isoform X1 codes for MELNLNKRKKQKTDNTTANNKQTKSNSEVFASCSFASLGLHPTLCDHLKERLGFEGPTLVQAQAIPVILSGRHVLVNAATGTGKTVAYLAPVIHELQKSDPRIQRSDGTFALVLVPTHELCMQVYEILQKLLHRFHWIVPGYIMGGESRSKEKARLRKGISILVATPGRLLDHLKNTSSFLYTNLRWIIFDEADRILELGYGKEIEDILNVLGSKQQKTVGKGNTTSQICEVQRQNLLLSATLNEKVNHLAKISLENPVMVGLDKKIELQLTHQDVEPMEFNGNDILGKEGNPLNSSTEEYKLPAQLLQRYIKVPCGSRLVVLLAILKDLFEKEPSQKVVVFFSTCDAVDFHHSLVSGFQWHSHLQSDTEVKQLFLKCNTLRLHGNMNHEDRRATFNAFKTEKSALLLSTDVAARGLDFPKVRCIIQYDPPGEATEYVHRVGRTARIGEKGDSLLFLQPVETDYLPGLEKHGVTLTEYPLQKLLDSFPLFGTRYHPKNFVSVDTHPWVVSLQKALESFTSSELKMKKMAQNAFCSWVRAYTAHRGELKGIFMVKKLHLGHVARSFALREQPSLVNKSLQKQTKKRMRDQKHNNVSKKRKVAKK; via the exons ATGGAGCTAAACCTTaacaagagaaaaaaacaaaagactGATAATACCACCGccaacaacaaacaaacaaagagtAACTCTGAGGTTTTCGCTTCTTGCTCTTTTGCAAGTCTTGGTCTTCACCCTACCTTATGCGACCACCTCAAAG AGAGGCTTGGATTCGAGGGTCCGACTCTTGTTCAGGCTCAAGCAATTCCTGTTATTCTCTCCGGTCGACATGT ACTAGTGAATGCGGCTACTGGAACGGGGAAAACTGTGGCTTATTTGGCTCCAGTTATTCATGAGCTGCAGAAGAGTGATCCCAGGATTCAGCGGTCTGATGGTACTTTTG CGTTGGTTCTTGTGCCAACGCATGAATTATGCATGCAGGTATATGAGATCTTGCAAAAGTTGTTGCACCGTTTTCACTGGATTGTTCCTGGATATATTATGGGAGGGGAAAGCAGGTCCAAAGAGAAAGCAAGATTGCGAAAAG GTATATCTATTCTTGTTGCAACTCCTGGACGTCTTTTGGATCACCTAAAAAACACATCATCATTCTTGTACACAAACCTGCGCTGGATAATTTTTGATGAAGCTGACAG AATTCTGGAGCTTGGATATGGTAAAGAGATTGAAGACATACTTAATGTTCTGGgttcaaaacaacaaaaaactgTTGGCAAGGGTAACACAACTTCACAGATTTGTGAGGTTCAGAGGCAAAATTTGCTGTTATCAGCTACATTAAATGAGAAAGTGAATCACCTTGCGAAAATTAGTTTAGAAAACCCAGTGATGGTTGGGCTTGACAAGAAAATAGAGCTACAGTTGACTCATCAAGACGTGGAACCAATGGAATTTAATGGAAATGATATATTAGGAAAAGAGGGCAACCCACTGAATTCCTCAACTGAGGAATATAAGCTTCCGGCTCAGTTACTTCAGAGATATATAAAAG TCCCCTGTGGTTCTCGGCTTGTAGTGCTTCTTGCAATTCTAAAAGATCTGTTTGAGAAGGAACCTTCCCAGAAG GTTGTGGTGTTTTTCTCAACATGTGATGCTGTAGATTTTCATCATTCATTGGTGAGTGGATTTCAGTGGCACTCTCATCTGCAATCAGATACAGAAGTCAAACAACTGTTTCTGAAATGCAACACGCTTCGGTTACATGGGAATATGAATCATGAGGACCGAAGAGCTACATTCAATGCTTTTAAAACAGAAAAGTCAGCACTTCTGCTATCCACTGATGTTGCTGCTAGGGGCTTGGACTTTCCAAAAGTTAGGTGTATTATACAGTATGATCCTCCAGGAGAGGCAACTGAATATGTGCATCG GGTGGGAAGAACCGCCCGCATAGGTGAAAAGGGAGATTCGTTATTGTTCCTACAGCCTGTTGAAACCGATTACTTGCCTGGCTTGGAGAAACATGGGGTGACGCTAACAGAGTATCCCCTTCAGAAACTTTTGGATAGCTTTCCGTTGTTTGGTACCAGGTACCACCCGAAGAATTTTGTTTCAGTAGACACGCATCCCTGGGTGGTTTCTCTGCAGAAAGCTTTGGAATCCTTTACTTCATCAGAG ttaaagatgaagaaaatggcGCAGAACGCATTTTGCTCATGGGTTCGTGCATACACTGCCCATCGTGGTGAACTTAAAGGAATTTTTATGGTGAAGAAACTTCACTTGGGGCATGTTGCAAGAAGTTTTGCATTGAGGGAGCAACCATCTTTGGTTAATAAATCCCtccaaaaacaaacaaagaagagGATGAGAGATCAGAAACATAACAACGTATCAAAAAAGAGGAAAGTCGCTAAAAAATGA
- the LOC132037225 gene encoding DEAD-box ATP-dependent RNA helicase 17 isoform X2, translating into MRPPQRLVNAATGTGKTVAYLAPVIHELQKSDPRIQRSDGTFALVLVPTHELCMQVYEILQKLLHRFHWIVPGYIMGGESRSKEKARLRKGISILVATPGRLLDHLKNTSSFLYTNLRWIIFDEADRILELGYGKEIEDILNVLGSKQQKTVGKGNTTSQICEVQRQNLLLSATLNEKVNHLAKISLENPVMVGLDKKIELQLTHQDVEPMEFNGNDILGKEGNPLNSSTEEYKLPAQLLQRYIKVPCGSRLVVLLAILKDLFEKEPSQKVVVFFSTCDAVDFHHSLVSGFQWHSHLQSDTEVKQLFLKCNTLRLHGNMNHEDRRATFNAFKTEKSALLLSTDVAARGLDFPKVRCIIQYDPPGEATEYVHRVGRTARIGEKGDSLLFLQPVETDYLPGLEKHGVTLTEYPLQKLLDSFPLFGTRYHPKNFVSVDTHPWVVSLQKALESFTSSELKMKKMAQNAFCSWVRAYTAHRGELKGIFMVKKLHLGHVARSFALREQPSLVNKSLQKQTKKRMRDQKHNNVSKKRKVAKK; encoded by the exons ATGCGACCACCTCAAAG ACTAGTGAATGCGGCTACTGGAACGGGGAAAACTGTGGCTTATTTGGCTCCAGTTATTCATGAGCTGCAGAAGAGTGATCCCAGGATTCAGCGGTCTGATGGTACTTTTG CGTTGGTTCTTGTGCCAACGCATGAATTATGCATGCAGGTATATGAGATCTTGCAAAAGTTGTTGCACCGTTTTCACTGGATTGTTCCTGGATATATTATGGGAGGGGAAAGCAGGTCCAAAGAGAAAGCAAGATTGCGAAAAG GTATATCTATTCTTGTTGCAACTCCTGGACGTCTTTTGGATCACCTAAAAAACACATCATCATTCTTGTACACAAACCTGCGCTGGATAATTTTTGATGAAGCTGACAG AATTCTGGAGCTTGGATATGGTAAAGAGATTGAAGACATACTTAATGTTCTGGgttcaaaacaacaaaaaactgTTGGCAAGGGTAACACAACTTCACAGATTTGTGAGGTTCAGAGGCAAAATTTGCTGTTATCAGCTACATTAAATGAGAAAGTGAATCACCTTGCGAAAATTAGTTTAGAAAACCCAGTGATGGTTGGGCTTGACAAGAAAATAGAGCTACAGTTGACTCATCAAGACGTGGAACCAATGGAATTTAATGGAAATGATATATTAGGAAAAGAGGGCAACCCACTGAATTCCTCAACTGAGGAATATAAGCTTCCGGCTCAGTTACTTCAGAGATATATAAAAG TCCCCTGTGGTTCTCGGCTTGTAGTGCTTCTTGCAATTCTAAAAGATCTGTTTGAGAAGGAACCTTCCCAGAAG GTTGTGGTGTTTTTCTCAACATGTGATGCTGTAGATTTTCATCATTCATTGGTGAGTGGATTTCAGTGGCACTCTCATCTGCAATCAGATACAGAAGTCAAACAACTGTTTCTGAAATGCAACACGCTTCGGTTACATGGGAATATGAATCATGAGGACCGAAGAGCTACATTCAATGCTTTTAAAACAGAAAAGTCAGCACTTCTGCTATCCACTGATGTTGCTGCTAGGGGCTTGGACTTTCCAAAAGTTAGGTGTATTATACAGTATGATCCTCCAGGAGAGGCAACTGAATATGTGCATCG GGTGGGAAGAACCGCCCGCATAGGTGAAAAGGGAGATTCGTTATTGTTCCTACAGCCTGTTGAAACCGATTACTTGCCTGGCTTGGAGAAACATGGGGTGACGCTAACAGAGTATCCCCTTCAGAAACTTTTGGATAGCTTTCCGTTGTTTGGTACCAGGTACCACCCGAAGAATTTTGTTTCAGTAGACACGCATCCCTGGGTGGTTTCTCTGCAGAAAGCTTTGGAATCCTTTACTTCATCAGAG ttaaagatgaagaaaatggcGCAGAACGCATTTTGCTCATGGGTTCGTGCATACACTGCCCATCGTGGTGAACTTAAAGGAATTTTTATGGTGAAGAAACTTCACTTGGGGCATGTTGCAAGAAGTTTTGCATTGAGGGAGCAACCATCTTTGGTTAATAAATCCCtccaaaaacaaacaaagaagagGATGAGAGATCAGAAACATAACAACGTATCAAAAAAGAGGAAAGTCGCTAAAAAATGA
- the LOC132037225 gene encoding DEAD-box ATP-dependent RNA helicase 17 isoform X3, producing MRLLERGKLWLIWLQLFMSCRRVIPGFSGLMVLLVYEILQKLLHRFHWIVPGYIMGGESRSKEKARLRKGISILVATPGRLLDHLKNTSSFLYTNLRWIIFDEADRILELGYGKEIEDILNVLGSKQQKTVGKGNTTSQICEVQRQNLLLSATLNEKVNHLAKISLENPVMVGLDKKIELQLTHQDVEPMEFNGNDILGKEGNPLNSSTEEYKLPAQLLQRYIKVPCGSRLVVLLAILKDLFEKEPSQKVVVFFSTCDAVDFHHSLVSGFQWHSHLQSDTEVKQLFLKCNTLRLHGNMNHEDRRATFNAFKTEKSALLLSTDVAARGLDFPKVRCIIQYDPPGEATEYVHRVGRTARIGEKGDSLLFLQPVETDYLPGLEKHGVTLTEYPLQKLLDSFPLFGTRYHPKNFVSVDTHPWVVSLQKALESFTSSELKMKKMAQNAFCSWVRAYTAHRGELKGIFMVKKLHLGHVARSFALREQPSLVNKSLQKQTKKRMRDQKHNNVSKKRKVAKK from the exons ATGCGGCTACTGGAACGGGGAAAACTGTGGCTTATTTGGCTCCAGTTATTCATGAGCTGCAGAAGAGTGATCCCAGGATTCAGCGGTCTGATGGTACTTTTG GTATATGAGATCTTGCAAAAGTTGTTGCACCGTTTTCACTGGATTGTTCCTGGATATATTATGGGAGGGGAAAGCAGGTCCAAAGAGAAAGCAAGATTGCGAAAAG GTATATCTATTCTTGTTGCAACTCCTGGACGTCTTTTGGATCACCTAAAAAACACATCATCATTCTTGTACACAAACCTGCGCTGGATAATTTTTGATGAAGCTGACAG AATTCTGGAGCTTGGATATGGTAAAGAGATTGAAGACATACTTAATGTTCTGGgttcaaaacaacaaaaaactgTTGGCAAGGGTAACACAACTTCACAGATTTGTGAGGTTCAGAGGCAAAATTTGCTGTTATCAGCTACATTAAATGAGAAAGTGAATCACCTTGCGAAAATTAGTTTAGAAAACCCAGTGATGGTTGGGCTTGACAAGAAAATAGAGCTACAGTTGACTCATCAAGACGTGGAACCAATGGAATTTAATGGAAATGATATATTAGGAAAAGAGGGCAACCCACTGAATTCCTCAACTGAGGAATATAAGCTTCCGGCTCAGTTACTTCAGAGATATATAAAAG TCCCCTGTGGTTCTCGGCTTGTAGTGCTTCTTGCAATTCTAAAAGATCTGTTTGAGAAGGAACCTTCCCAGAAG GTTGTGGTGTTTTTCTCAACATGTGATGCTGTAGATTTTCATCATTCATTGGTGAGTGGATTTCAGTGGCACTCTCATCTGCAATCAGATACAGAAGTCAAACAACTGTTTCTGAAATGCAACACGCTTCGGTTACATGGGAATATGAATCATGAGGACCGAAGAGCTACATTCAATGCTTTTAAAACAGAAAAGTCAGCACTTCTGCTATCCACTGATGTTGCTGCTAGGGGCTTGGACTTTCCAAAAGTTAGGTGTATTATACAGTATGATCCTCCAGGAGAGGCAACTGAATATGTGCATCG GGTGGGAAGAACCGCCCGCATAGGTGAAAAGGGAGATTCGTTATTGTTCCTACAGCCTGTTGAAACCGATTACTTGCCTGGCTTGGAGAAACATGGGGTGACGCTAACAGAGTATCCCCTTCAGAAACTTTTGGATAGCTTTCCGTTGTTTGGTACCAGGTACCACCCGAAGAATTTTGTTTCAGTAGACACGCATCCCTGGGTGGTTTCTCTGCAGAAAGCTTTGGAATCCTTTACTTCATCAGAG ttaaagatgaagaaaatggcGCAGAACGCATTTTGCTCATGGGTTCGTGCATACACTGCCCATCGTGGTGAACTTAAAGGAATTTTTATGGTGAAGAAACTTCACTTGGGGCATGTTGCAAGAAGTTTTGCATTGAGGGAGCAACCATCTTTGGTTAATAAATCCCtccaaaaacaaacaaagaagagGATGAGAGATCAGAAACATAACAACGTATCAAAAAAGAGGAAAGTCGCTAAAAAATGA